Proteins found in one Amycolatopsis umgeniensis genomic segment:
- the thrC gene encoding threonine synthase, whose protein sequence is MTATLGTTSTTKTPDLGPAVELVSKEEGHRQPLAPEFVSAEDFSPLEVAYDFGRVRREDIEAGPKNIWRYKKLLPVPSNVEEIPNTEPGATRLIQADRLAKALGVKKVWVKDDTGNPTHSFKDRVVAVALAAAREFGFDVLACPSTGNLANAVAAAAARAGWRSVVLIPKTLERAKILTTAVYDGDLIAVDGNYDDVNRLATQLAAEQESWAFVNVNVRPYYSEGSKTLAFEVAEQLGWRLPSQIVVPIASGSQLTKVDKGFREFGQLGLVDETPYKVFGAQATGCSPVSAAFRAGHDVVQPVKPDTIARSLAIGNPADGPYVLDVVNRTGGSIEDVTDEEVVEGIRLLARTEGVFTETAGGVTVATAKKLIETGKLNPDEEIVLLITGDGLKTLDAVEDKVGPKATVSASADAVREALGI, encoded by the coding sequence ATGACCGCAACCCTCGGCACGACCTCCACCACCAAGACCCCGGATCTCGGACCGGCCGTCGAACTGGTGTCGAAGGAAGAGGGACACCGGCAGCCGCTCGCCCCCGAATTCGTTTCCGCCGAGGACTTCTCGCCGCTCGAGGTCGCCTACGACTTCGGCCGCGTCCGCCGCGAAGACATCGAAGCCGGGCCGAAGAACATCTGGCGCTACAAGAAACTCCTTCCCGTTCCGTCGAACGTCGAAGAAATCCCCAACACCGAACCCGGCGCCACCAGGCTCATCCAAGCCGACAGGCTCGCGAAGGCGTTGGGCGTCAAGAAGGTCTGGGTCAAGGACGACACCGGCAACCCGACCCACTCGTTCAAGGACCGCGTGGTCGCCGTCGCACTGGCCGCCGCGCGCGAGTTCGGGTTCGACGTGCTCGCCTGTCCGTCGACCGGCAACCTGGCCAACGCTGTCGCCGCCGCAGCGGCGCGCGCCGGCTGGCGGTCGGTCGTGCTGATCCCGAAGACCCTCGAGCGCGCCAAGATCCTCACCACCGCCGTGTACGACGGCGACCTCATCGCTGTCGACGGCAACTACGACGACGTGAACCGGCTCGCCACCCAGCTCGCCGCCGAGCAGGAGAGCTGGGCGTTCGTCAACGTGAACGTCCGGCCCTACTACTCGGAAGGCTCCAAGACGCTGGCCTTCGAGGTCGCCGAACAGCTCGGCTGGCGGCTTCCCTCCCAGATCGTCGTGCCGATCGCCTCCGGTTCCCAGCTCACCAAGGTGGACAAGGGTTTCCGTGAGTTCGGCCAGCTCGGCCTCGTCGACGAGACGCCGTACAAGGTGTTCGGCGCGCAGGCCACCGGCTGCTCGCCCGTCTCCGCGGCGTTCCGCGCGGGCCACGACGTCGTCCAGCCGGTCAAGCCGGACACGATCGCCCGCTCGCTGGCGATCGGCAACCCGGCCGACGGCCCTTACGTCCTCGACGTGGTCAACCGCACCGGCGGCTCGATCGAAGACGTCACCGACGAAGAGGTCGTCGAGGGCATCCGGCTGCTCGCCCGCACCGAAGGCGTCTTCACCGAGACCGCCGGCGGGGTCACTGTGGCGACGGCCAAGAAGCTCATCGAGACCGGCAAGCTCAACCCGGACGAAGAGATCGTGCTGCTCATCACCGGTGACGGCCTCAAGACCCTCGACGCCGTCGAGGACAAGGTCGGCCCGAAGGCCACCGTCAGCGCCTCGGCCGACGCGGTCCGCGAGGCTCTCGGCATCTGA
- the holA gene encoding DNA polymerase III subunit delta, whose translation MTTQASAPSPLVLVLGEEELLIERAVRGASDAAKAADPTADLTRIRVSDLTVPALAEMVSPSLFAEGRVIVLESAHDISQELSDGVMAYVKAPAEGIVLVVVHSGGGRSKAAKALPGALKKAGAEVVECPKLTKAAERESFVRNEVRRVGGKIDGAAVLALIDAVGSDLRELSSAATQLVADAGGTVDEQAVRRYHRGRADVNGFAVAEKAVAGDKAAALESLRWAMQLGVPHVLVADALADAVRTIARVSGAGRGNPNQMAGELGMPPWKVRKAQGQSRGWGQDGLATAMRIVARLNAEVKGAAADPEYALERAVLEVVDAHGTSH comes from the coding sequence GTGACGACGCAAGCTTCCGCCCCATCGCCGCTGGTCCTGGTTCTCGGTGAGGAAGAGCTGCTGATCGAACGCGCGGTCCGCGGCGCTTCGGACGCGGCCAAAGCGGCCGACCCGACGGCGGATCTCACCCGGATCCGGGTGTCGGACCTCACAGTGCCGGCGCTCGCGGAGATGGTCAGCCCCTCCCTGTTCGCCGAGGGCAGGGTGATCGTCCTCGAGTCCGCGCACGACATCTCGCAGGAGCTCTCCGACGGGGTGATGGCCTACGTCAAGGCGCCCGCCGAAGGCATCGTGCTCGTTGTCGTGCACAGCGGAGGTGGCCGGAGCAAGGCGGCGAAGGCGCTTCCCGGTGCGCTGAAGAAGGCCGGGGCCGAGGTCGTCGAGTGCCCGAAGCTGACCAAGGCCGCCGAGCGGGAATCCTTCGTCCGCAACGAGGTCCGGCGGGTCGGCGGAAAGATCGACGGTGCGGCCGTGCTCGCGCTGATCGACGCCGTCGGCTCGGATCTGCGGGAGTTGTCGTCGGCCGCGACCCAACTCGTCGCGGATGCCGGGGGAACTGTCGACGAACAGGCGGTCCGCCGCTACCACCGGGGCCGCGCGGATGTGAACGGGTTCGCCGTCGCCGAGAAGGCCGTCGCCGGCGACAAGGCTGCGGCGCTGGAGTCACTGCGCTGGGCGATGCAGCTGGGCGTTCCGCACGTGCTGGTCGCGGACGCTCTCGCCGACGCCGTCCGGACGATCGCGCGGGTGTCCGGCGCGGGCCGGGGGAACCCGAACCAGATGGCGGGCGAGCTGGGGATGCCGCCGTGGAAGGTGCGCAAGGCACAGGGGCAGTCGCGTGGCTGGGGGCAGGACGGTCTCGCCACCGCGATGCGGATCGTCGCCCGGCTCAACGCCGAGGTCAAAGGTGCCGCGGCCGACCCCGAGTACGCGTTGGAACGCGCCGTGCTCGAGGTCGTGGACGCCCACGGCACCAGTCACTGA
- the rpsT gene encoding 30S ribosomal protein S20, with translation MANIKSQIKRITTNEKARQRNQAIRSSVKTAIRKFREAADSGDKAKALELQKDAAKKLDKAVTKGVLHANQAANKKSALAKRANSL, from the coding sequence GTGGCCAACATCAAGTCGCAGATCAAGCGCATCACCACCAACGAGAAGGCGCGTCAGCGCAACCAGGCGATCCGGTCCTCGGTGAAGACCGCGATCCGCAAGTTCCGCGAGGCCGCCGACTCCGGCGACAAGGCCAAGGCCCTGGAGCTGCAGAAGGACGCGGCCAAGAAGCTGGACAAGGCCGTGACCAAGGGCGTTCTCCACGCCAACCAGGCCGCCAACAAGAAGTCCGCGCTCGCGAAGCGCGCGAACTCTCTCTGA
- a CDS encoding EamA family transporter — translation MRGKRERSVVNATALSLVIVAAVIHAGWNLAAKRIRRGGARFVWAYYSFSAILFVPVIAVSLIVEPQRPQWTWLLAAAVTAVFHVTYGVVLQRGYAVGDLSVVYPLARGTGPLISVLAAVVLLGERPGPLGLAGAFLVVAGVLVIGTGRAPAHADAADHAARRKGVAYGLLTGLTIAAYTLWDAHSVTGLGVPPIVYFGTGAIVQSLLMTPYALKDREEVSWLWREHKREVLIVGLLSPVAYLLVLFALQIAPVSLVAPARELSIVLGGLAAWLILREANAVRRLLGSMVVLAGIAAIAMA, via the coding sequence ATGCGCGGAAAACGTGAAAGGTCCGTAGTGAACGCCACCGCCCTGTCCCTCGTCATCGTCGCCGCCGTCATTCACGCGGGCTGGAACCTCGCCGCCAAGCGGATCCGCCGTGGCGGAGCCCGGTTCGTCTGGGCTTACTACAGCTTCTCGGCGATCTTGTTCGTCCCCGTCATCGCGGTCTCACTGATCGTGGAGCCGCAGCGTCCACAGTGGACGTGGCTGCTCGCCGCCGCGGTCACCGCGGTGTTCCACGTCACCTACGGGGTGGTCCTCCAGCGGGGTTACGCCGTCGGTGATCTGTCCGTCGTGTACCCCCTCGCCCGCGGAACCGGGCCGCTGATCTCGGTGCTCGCGGCCGTCGTGCTGCTCGGCGAGCGACCGGGGCCGCTCGGCCTGGCGGGCGCGTTCCTCGTGGTCGCCGGGGTGCTGGTCATCGGGACCGGACGAGCGCCCGCCCACGCCGACGCCGCGGATCACGCCGCTCGACGCAAGGGCGTGGCGTACGGGCTGCTGACCGGGCTCACGATCGCCGCCTACACGCTGTGGGACGCCCATTCGGTCACCGGTCTCGGTGTCCCGCCGATCGTCTATTTCGGAACCGGCGCGATCGTGCAGAGCCTGCTTATGACGCCGTACGCGCTGAAGGACCGTGAAGAGGTCTCGTGGCTCTGGCGCGAGCACAAGCGCGAAGTCCTCATCGTCGGCCTGCTCTCGCCGGTCGCGTACCTGCTGGTCCTCTTCGCCCTTCAGATCGCTCCAGTGAGCCTCGTCGCACCCGCGCGGGAGCTGAGCATCGTCCTGGGTGGCCTCGCGGCCTGGTTGATCCTGAGGGAGGCGAACGCCGTCCGCAGGCTGCTCGGGTCCATGGTGGTGCTGGCGGGCATCGCCGCGATTGCGATGGCCTGA
- a CDS encoding VOC family protein — MDVLSSRVLIHPKDFDVSTAFYRDTLGLAIDKEFPGGTVFFAGNGSIEIVGTGKTGPTPDVALWLQVRDLPAALEELAAKGLDLVRGARREPWGLDEAWIADPDGTRIVLVEVPREHPLRTDPR; from the coding sequence ATGGACGTGCTGAGCAGCAGGGTGCTGATCCACCCGAAGGACTTCGACGTGTCGACGGCGTTCTATCGGGACACCCTGGGCCTGGCGATCGACAAGGAGTTCCCCGGCGGGACGGTGTTCTTCGCCGGGAACGGGTCGATCGAGATCGTCGGGACCGGGAAGACCGGTCCGACCCCCGACGTCGCGTTGTGGCTCCAGGTCCGGGACCTGCCCGCGGCGCTCGAGGAACTCGCCGCGAAGGGTTTGGACCTGGTCCGCGGAGCACGCCGTGAGCCGTGGGGCCTGGACGAAGCGTGGATCGCCGACCCGGACGGCACCAGGATCGTGCTGGTCGAGGTGCCGCGTGAGCATCCGTTGCGCACCGACCCGCGTTAA
- a CDS encoding class I SAM-dependent methyltransferase, protein MSNSLTQILDKTFGHPRGLLGRFGGLAMAHGNAATELRIVELASIESGETTLVVGPGPGVGLQAVAERAGRAIGVDPSPEMLARSRRRCGDKVELRSGAADSTGEPDESVDVVLSVNNVQLWEDRPAGFAELFRVLRPGGRLLLSSHEKWLPVSRHELADEAAAAGFTDLQTWTWDPPGFGASLAAQLRAVKPLA, encoded by the coding sequence ATGAGTAATTCACTGACCCAAATCCTCGACAAGACGTTCGGCCATCCCAGGGGACTGCTCGGCCGGTTCGGTGGCCTGGCGATGGCGCACGGCAACGCTGCCACCGAACTCCGCATCGTCGAACTGGCGTCGATCGAGTCGGGCGAAACCACCCTGGTCGTGGGCCCCGGACCTGGTGTCGGCTTGCAGGCCGTGGCCGAACGCGCGGGCCGCGCGATCGGCGTCGACCCGTCCCCGGAGATGCTCGCCCGCTCCCGCCGCCGATGCGGCGACAAGGTGGAGCTGCGGAGCGGCGCCGCGGACTCCACCGGCGAGCCGGACGAGAGCGTCGACGTGGTCCTGAGCGTCAACAACGTGCAGCTCTGGGAGGACCGGCCTGCCGGGTTCGCCGAGCTGTTCCGCGTGCTGCGACCGGGCGGCAGGCTGCTGTTGTCATCGCACGAGAAGTGGCTGCCGGTCTCCCGCCACGAACTGGCCGACGAAGCGGCCGCCGCCGGCTTCACCGACCTGCAGACGTGGACCTGGGACCCGCCGGGCTTCGGCGCCTCCCTCGCCGCTCAGCTGCGCGCGGTCAAACCCCTGGCTTAA
- the lepA gene encoding translation elongation factor 4, which yields MTTFADTTFTPPELIRNFCIIAHIDHGKSTLADRMLQLTGVVEERAMRAQYLDRMDIERERGITIKAQNVRLPWKVDGQDHVLHMIDTPGHVDFTYEVSRALEACEGAVLLVDAAQGIEAQTLANLYLALENNLQIIPVLNKIDLPSADPDKYAAEIAHIIGCEPSDVLRVSAKTGVGVGDLLDAVVKQVPAPQGDADAPARAMIFDSVYDTYRGVVTYIRVVDGKITPRERIKMMSTGATHELLEVGIISPEPKASKGLGVGEVGYLITGVKDVRQSKVGDTVTSERNGAKEALAGYREPKPMVYSGLYPVDGSDYPELREALDKLQLNDAALDYEPETSVALGFGFRCGFLGLLHLEITRDRLEREFGLDLISTAPNVVYDIVQDDGKEIHVTNPSDWPTGNKIDKVLEPVSKVSVLAPSEFIGTIMELCQNKRGQLLGMDYLSEDRVELRYNMPLGEIIFDFFDTLKSRTRGYASLDYEEAGSQAADLVKVDILLQGEGVDAFSAIVHKDDAYNYGNRMVNRLRELIPRQNFEVPIQAAIGARIIARETIRAIRKDVLAKCYGGDISRKRKLLEKQKEGKKRMKTVGRVEVPQEAFVAALSTEDNGKKK from the coding sequence TTGACGACGTTCGCCGACACGACCTTCACGCCCCCGGAGCTCATCCGGAACTTCTGCATCATCGCGCACATCGACCACGGCAAGTCGACCCTGGCCGACCGGATGCTGCAGCTCACCGGTGTGGTCGAGGAACGGGCCATGCGTGCGCAGTACCTCGACCGCATGGACATCGAGCGGGAACGCGGGATCACCATCAAGGCGCAGAACGTGCGCCTGCCCTGGAAGGTCGACGGTCAGGACCACGTCCTGCACATGATCGACACCCCCGGCCACGTCGACTTCACCTACGAGGTCTCCCGCGCGCTCGAAGCGTGTGAAGGGGCGGTACTGCTGGTCGACGCCGCGCAAGGGATCGAGGCGCAGACCCTCGCGAACCTGTACCTCGCGCTGGAGAACAACCTCCAGATCATCCCGGTGCTCAACAAGATCGACCTGCCGTCCGCGGATCCGGACAAGTACGCCGCCGAGATCGCGCACATCATCGGCTGCGAGCCGTCCGACGTGCTGCGTGTGTCCGCGAAGACCGGTGTCGGAGTCGGAGACCTTCTCGACGCCGTCGTGAAGCAGGTGCCCGCACCGCAGGGTGACGCGGACGCTCCGGCGCGGGCGATGATCTTCGACTCGGTGTACGACACGTACCGGGGCGTTGTGACCTACATCAGGGTCGTGGACGGCAAGATCACCCCGCGCGAGCGGATCAAGATGATGTCCACCGGTGCCACGCACGAGCTGCTGGAAGTCGGGATCATCTCGCCGGAGCCCAAGGCCAGCAAGGGGCTGGGCGTCGGCGAGGTCGGCTACCTGATCACCGGGGTGAAGGACGTCCGTCAGTCCAAGGTCGGTGACACCGTGACCTCCGAGCGCAACGGCGCGAAGGAGGCCCTCGCGGGGTACCGGGAGCCGAAGCCGATGGTCTACTCGGGGTTGTACCCGGTGGACGGTTCGGACTACCCCGAGCTGCGCGAGGCCCTGGACAAGCTCCAGCTCAACGACGCCGCGCTGGACTACGAGCCCGAGACCTCGGTGGCGCTCGGCTTCGGGTTCCGCTGTGGCTTCCTCGGCCTGCTGCACCTGGAGATCACCCGGGACCGGCTGGAGCGCGAGTTCGGCCTCGACCTGATCTCCACCGCGCCGAACGTGGTGTACGACATCGTGCAGGACGACGGCAAGGAAATCCACGTCACCAACCCCTCGGACTGGCCGACCGGGAACAAGATCGACAAGGTGCTCGAGCCGGTAAGCAAGGTGAGCGTCCTGGCGCCGTCGGAGTTCATCGGCACGATCATGGAGCTGTGCCAGAACAAGCGCGGACAGCTGCTCGGCATGGACTACCTGTCCGAGGATCGCGTCGAACTGCGGTACAACATGCCGCTGGGTGAGATCATCTTCGACTTCTTCGACACGCTGAAGTCGCGCACGCGCGGCTACGCGTCGCTGGACTACGAAGAGGCCGGTTCGCAGGCGGCGGACCTGGTCAAGGTGGACATCCTGCTGCAGGGCGAGGGCGTCGACGCGTTCTCCGCGATCGTGCACAAGGACGACGCCTACAACTACGGCAACCGCATGGTGAACCGGCTTCGCGAGCTGATCCCGCGGCAGAACTTCGAGGTGCCGATCCAGGCGGCCATCGGTGCCAGGATCATCGCCCGCGAGACCATTCGCGCGATCCGCAAGGACGTGCTCGCGAAGTGTTACGGCGGTGACATCTCGCGTAAGCGCAAGCTGCTGGAAAAGCAGAAGGAAGGCAAGAAGCGGATGAAGACCGTCGGCCGGGTCGAGGTCCCGCAGGAGGCCTTCGTCGCCGCACTGTCCACTGAGGACAACGGTAAGAAGAAGTAG
- a CDS encoding pyridoxamine 5'-phosphate oxidase — protein MAADLELVRTLSLRENGLATVSTVRADGTVHSSVVNAGVIEDPVTKAPGIGFVAMGGVKKLDLFRRAGHATITFRRGWEWAAVQGTVHLIGPDDPDPDFDPAGLPGLLREVFIAATGTHDDWDEYDRAMAAERRVAVFVTANRVSGNR, from the coding sequence ATGGCCGCAGACCTCGAACTCGTCCGCACTCTTTCCTTGCGCGAAAACGGACTCGCGACCGTCTCGACGGTCCGCGCGGACGGCACCGTGCATTCGTCGGTGGTGAACGCCGGCGTGATCGAAGACCCGGTCACGAAGGCACCGGGGATCGGTTTCGTCGCGATGGGCGGGGTGAAGAAACTCGACCTGTTCCGCCGCGCGGGCCACGCCACGATCACCTTCCGCCGCGGCTGGGAATGGGCGGCGGTCCAGGGCACCGTCCACCTCATCGGCCCGGACGACCCGGATCCGGACTTCGATCCGGCCGGGCTCCCCGGATTGCTGCGTGAGGTCTTCATCGCGGCCACCGGAACCCACGACGACTGGGACGAGTACGACCGCGCGATGGCCGCAGAACGCCGCGTCGCGGTCTTCGTCACCGCGAACCGCGTCAGCGGGAATCGCTGA
- a CDS encoding family 20 glycosylhydrolase yields MKTLRVRLGRAVVGVALFAGATTAAAPVADAATPPLQAIVPVPVSAQAVTGADYALTANTKIYTQAGSAPAKAVGDYLAGVFRTSTGFALPVSDAPSGTPADGISLLLSGADTRVGDQGYQLNSTSASVILRATTAQGLFGGVQTLRQLLPGKIESPTVQQGPWTIPGANILDYPRFGYRGAMLDVARHFHPVATVKRYIDQLAQYKINNLHLHLADDQGWRIQIDSWPRLATYGGSTQVGGGAGGYYTKAQYTEIVNYAASRFITVIPEIDMPGHTNAAQASYAELNCNNTAPPLRTDTAVGYSSLCISKELTYTFVNDVIREVAALTPGPYFHLGGDEAQATSDADYRTFMNRVLPMVAAAGKQVVGWHEIGKATLPATATPQFWGTTTSSTEVSNAVARGSKVILSPANKAYLDMKYNSSTPIGLSWAGYIEVQDAYNWNPGAYLSGVPESAVRGVESPLWTETVVTPANIDYLAFPRLPAHAELGWSPWATHDWNVFRVRLGAQAPRWQAQGINYYASSQVPWETGSGNPGTCTLPAWDRASVYTGGATVSHNGHKWAAQWWTQGEEPGSTGQWGVWRDNGTC; encoded by the coding sequence GTGAAGACCTTGAGAGTGCGGCTGGGCCGCGCCGTCGTCGGAGTGGCGCTGTTCGCCGGCGCCACCACCGCAGCCGCCCCCGTCGCCGACGCGGCCACCCCACCGCTGCAGGCGATCGTCCCGGTCCCGGTCTCGGCCCAAGCGGTCACCGGCGCCGACTACGCCCTGACCGCGAACACCAAGATCTACACGCAGGCAGGTTCGGCACCGGCCAAGGCGGTCGGCGACTACCTCGCCGGGGTCTTCCGCACGTCCACCGGCTTCGCCCTGCCCGTCTCCGACGCGCCGTCGGGCACGCCCGCCGACGGCATCTCGCTCCTGCTGTCCGGCGCCGACACGCGCGTCGGCGACCAGGGTTACCAACTGAACTCGACGTCCGCTTCGGTCATCCTGCGCGCGACGACGGCCCAAGGCCTCTTCGGCGGCGTACAGACACTCCGACAGCTGCTGCCCGGCAAGATCGAGAGCCCCACGGTGCAGCAAGGCCCCTGGACGATCCCCGGCGCCAACATCCTGGACTACCCGCGCTTCGGCTACCGCGGCGCGATGCTCGACGTCGCCCGGCACTTCCACCCGGTCGCGACCGTCAAGCGGTACATCGACCAGCTCGCGCAGTACAAAATCAACAACCTGCACCTGCACCTGGCCGACGACCAGGGCTGGCGCATCCAGATCGACAGCTGGCCGCGGTTGGCCACCTACGGCGGCAGCACCCAGGTCGGCGGCGGCGCCGGCGGCTATTACACCAAGGCGCAGTACACCGAAATCGTGAACTACGCGGCCTCGCGGTTCATCACGGTCATCCCTGAGATCGACATGCCCGGCCACACCAACGCCGCCCAGGCGTCGTACGCCGAGCTGAACTGCAACAACACCGCTCCCCCGCTGCGCACCGACACCGCGGTCGGCTACAGCTCGCTCTGCATCTCGAAGGAACTCACCTACACCTTCGTCAACGACGTGATCCGCGAGGTCGCCGCGCTGACGCCCGGGCCCTACTTCCACCTCGGCGGTGACGAGGCCCAGGCCACCAGCGACGCGGACTACCGCACCTTCATGAATCGCGTGCTGCCGATGGTGGCCGCCGCGGGCAAGCAGGTCGTCGGCTGGCACGAGATCGGCAAGGCCACGCTGCCCGCCACGGCGACCCCGCAGTTCTGGGGCACGACGACGTCCAGCACGGAGGTCTCGAACGCCGTCGCCCGCGGCAGCAAGGTGATCCTGTCACCGGCGAACAAGGCGTACCTGGACATGAAGTACAACTCCAGCACGCCGATCGGGCTGTCGTGGGCGGGCTACATCGAGGTCCAGGACGCCTACAACTGGAACCCGGGCGCCTACCTCTCCGGTGTGCCCGAATCCGCCGTCCGCGGCGTCGAATCCCCGCTGTGGACGGAAACCGTGGTGACCCCGGCGAACATCGACTACCTCGCCTTCCCGAGGCTCCCGGCGCACGCCGAGCTCGGCTGGTCGCCGTGGGCGACGCACGACTGGAACGTCTTCCGAGTCCGCCTCGGCGCGCAGGCCCCGCGTTGGCAGGCGCAGGGAATCAACTACTACGCGTCGAGCCAGGTGCCCTGGGAGACCGGATCCGGCAACCCCGGCACCTGCACGCTCCCCGCGTGGGACCGCGCTTCGGTCTACACCGGCGGAGCGACCGTCTCCCACAACGGGCACAAATGGGCGGCGCAGTGGTGGACGCAAGGCGAAGAGCCCGGCAGCACCGGCCAGTGGGGTGTCTGGCGCGACAACGGCACCTGCTGA
- a CDS encoding nitronate monooxygenase — protein sequence MFADLRFPVIAAPMAGGPTTPELVAAVTVAGGFGFLAGGYLSADALADRIAKTAELTGEPFGVNLFVPGDAAEADLGGHIERWRAEAERYGVEPGEPRWDDDAYTAKLEVVLERKVPVVSFTFGTPSTEDVERLHANGSKVAVTVTSPAEADQAVAIGADALVVQGFEAGAHRGLFADEPRAEGGGAQYGVLSLLRLVSARTDLPLVATGGLVHGADIAAVLAAGAVAAQLGTAFLCADEAGTQPAHRQALADAGRPTAFTRAFSGRPARSLVNRAVEDFSATAPSAYPEVNNLTKPIRAAAGKAGDPEVMSLYAGQTYELAGSGSAASIVERLRTEAREAATRLSRLR from the coding sequence GTGTTCGCAGATCTGCGTTTTCCCGTGATCGCGGCCCCGATGGCGGGCGGGCCGACCACTCCCGAGCTCGTGGCCGCGGTGACCGTGGCGGGCGGATTCGGCTTCCTCGCCGGGGGCTATCTGAGCGCCGATGCCTTGGCGGACCGGATCGCGAAGACGGCCGAACTCACCGGCGAACCGTTCGGCGTGAACCTGTTCGTCCCGGGTGACGCGGCCGAGGCGGATCTCGGCGGCCACATCGAGCGCTGGCGCGCGGAGGCCGAACGCTACGGCGTCGAGCCCGGAGAACCGCGCTGGGATGACGACGCCTACACCGCGAAGCTCGAGGTCGTGCTGGAGCGGAAGGTGCCGGTCGTTTCCTTCACCTTCGGCACGCCCTCAACCGAGGACGTCGAACGCCTGCACGCCAACGGGAGCAAGGTGGCGGTCACGGTCACCAGCCCGGCGGAGGCCGATCAGGCCGTGGCGATCGGCGCGGACGCGCTGGTGGTCCAGGGATTCGAAGCCGGGGCGCATCGAGGGCTCTTCGCTGACGAGCCTCGAGCCGAAGGCGGGGGAGCGCAGTACGGCGTGCTCAGCCTGCTTCGCCTGGTCTCGGCGCGGACGGACTTGCCGCTCGTCGCGACAGGTGGGCTCGTGCACGGTGCCGACATCGCCGCGGTGCTGGCGGCGGGTGCCGTCGCGGCGCAACTGGGCACCGCGTTCCTGTGTGCGGACGAAGCCGGGACGCAGCCCGCGCACCGCCAGGCGCTCGCCGACGCGGGAAGGCCGACGGCGTTCACCAGGGCGTTCAGCGGCCGTCCCGCCCGTTCCCTGGTCAACCGCGCGGTCGAGGACTTCTCGGCCACGGCGCCGTCGGCGTATCCGGAGGTCAACAACCTGACCAAACCGATCCGCGCGGCGGCGGGGAAGGCGGGGGATCCGGAAGTGATGTCCCTCTACGCGGGGCAGACCTACGAGCTCGCGGGCTCCGGGTCGGCGGCGTCGATCGTCGAACGCCTCCGAACCGAAGCCCGCGAAGCCGCTACGCGTTTGAGTCGTCTCCGCTGA